The following proteins are encoded in a genomic region of Fundidesulfovibrio putealis DSM 16056:
- a CDS encoding glycosyltransferase, which translates to MRFKSIVLVSHVTDLSGPSEAVENYLKTRSDKLGVIYHPFHYCADRRSRLKEYRQGQLKREVSQGGWNLPPLLTYVKDAVFSLLYFLRLGAKFDVYLGADPLNTVVGVLLKWLGLTNFVIFYTIDWMPERFSNKYLNAVYHWLDRFCVRHCDAAWNISPRIQEVRRSQGLPDSRNILVPVGVDLEKIDLPDKSGKEPSELVLLGALAPSKGVDMVIEAFPSLKERFPQLTLHVIGKTPHDAVEDGVVYQPYEPRLAALGTGVVLHGARPHDEVLAMLPGYDIALALYKPSPNNLSQWADPSRVKDYLACGLPTIITPVPEIHKDIRTLEAGIVVDYAVEPLAEAIGRLLADPGLWRAMRENALRYMDSYAWSAILDRVFDESFQGRA; encoded by the coding sequence ATGCGCTTCAAATCAATCGTACTGGTGAGCCACGTCACGGACCTCTCCGGCCCCTCCGAGGCTGTTGAGAACTACCTGAAGACCCGCTCGGACAAGCTCGGGGTCATCTACCACCCCTTCCACTACTGCGCGGACCGCCGCTCCCGCCTGAAAGAGTACAGGCAGGGACAGCTGAAACGCGAAGTCAGCCAGGGCGGTTGGAACCTGCCGCCGCTTTTGACCTACGTGAAGGACGCGGTGTTCTCGCTCTTGTATTTCCTGCGCCTGGGCGCGAAGTTCGACGTATATCTTGGGGCCGACCCCCTGAACACCGTGGTGGGCGTGCTGCTCAAGTGGCTTGGGCTCACCAACTTCGTGATCTTCTACACCATCGACTGGATGCCCGAGCGCTTCTCCAACAAATACCTGAACGCCGTGTACCACTGGCTGGACCGCTTCTGCGTGCGCCATTGCGACGCGGCATGGAACATCTCGCCGCGCATCCAGGAGGTGCGCCGCTCCCAGGGGCTGCCCGATTCGCGCAACATCCTGGTGCCCGTGGGCGTTGACCTGGAAAAGATCGACCTGCCCGACAAGTCCGGAAAGGAACCCAGCGAGCTGGTGCTTCTTGGCGCGCTGGCTCCCTCCAAGGGCGTGGACATGGTCATCGAGGCCTTCCCCAGCCTGAAGGAGCGCTTCCCGCAGCTGACGCTCCATGTGATCGGCAAGACCCCACACGACGCCGTGGAGGACGGGGTGGTCTACCAGCCCTACGAGCCGCGCCTGGCCGCGCTGGGAACGGGCGTGGTGCTGCACGGGGCAAGGCCCCACGACGAGGTCCTGGCCATGCTGCCCGGCTACGACATCGCCCTGGCGCTCTATAAACCCTCGCCCAACAACCTCTCCCAGTGGGCGGACCCAAGCCGCGTGAAGGACTATCTGGCCTGCGGCCTGCCCACGATCATCACCCCCGTGCCGGAGATCCACAAGGACATCCGCACCCTGGAGGCTGGCATCGTGGTGGACTACGCAGTGGAGCCTTTGGCCGAGGCCATTGGCCGTCTGCTGGCCGACCCCGGCCTGTGGCGCGCCATGCGCGAGAACGCGCTGCGGTACATGGATTCCTATGCCTGGAGCGCAATCCTGGACCGGGTGTTCGACGAGTCCTTCCAGGGCAGGGCGTGA
- a CDS encoding DUF2079 domain-containing protein: MARLGIIPEENPRWPWTMGLTLFGALTALACMRYLALRSTVFDLGVFVCNLSAMSQGGEWWRALNGHIQPVLWAYSWLISPLPDWLAPLGLMVAQAFMLCLPLPFLARRYGAFTALAYFASFAVWHNGLFDFHPDHLAIPIGFWFFFLVEDDNPWGAAFAALCLCLIKETFAIQAAACGIYLAFQRRGGVAGTVVFFAGLIWFWLATAKLIPFFTMDAGVGVSAGAFAWIGGGSVLGKLWFVITHPFTALANIFGDFKKIRYLGALLGSVAFLPLLSPGPLVVALPVVALSLLSTRPDYFSITNHYTAGLVAPLIVAFAQAMPVARELVQSRRSRLDRWAGVLFLVLLAGHIVLSPSPLSVHFWRAGGFSGYWPDSRDTRIIRAMETLLPDDPSVVVITQNSLNWGKAVSRDFSNSFPMAVFEPHHAQNSGSATFRDFRRFIATGEKPVFPVTQSLAEYVVLDLKRPWFVVDKGCEWKDGVCRDQALAAVFRENLEQTLRLFETVVEDDGFMILKRRPQ; the protein is encoded by the coding sequence GTGGCTAGGCTGGGCATCATTCCCGAGGAGAACCCGCGCTGGCCCTGGACCATGGGCCTGACGCTCTTTGGCGCGCTGACGGCCCTGGCCTGCATGCGCTATCTGGCGCTGCGCTCCACGGTGTTCGATCTGGGCGTGTTCGTGTGCAACCTGTCGGCCATGAGCCAGGGCGGCGAATGGTGGCGGGCGCTCAACGGCCACATTCAGCCGGTGCTCTGGGCCTATTCCTGGCTCATAAGCCCGCTGCCGGACTGGCTTGCGCCTCTTGGCCTCATGGTGGCCCAGGCCTTCATGCTCTGCCTGCCCCTGCCGTTTTTGGCCCGGCGCTACGGGGCCTTCACCGCCCTGGCCTATTTCGCCAGCTTCGCGGTGTGGCACAACGGCCTGTTCGATTTCCACCCGGACCATCTGGCCATCCCCATCGGCTTCTGGTTCTTCTTCCTGGTGGAGGACGACAACCCCTGGGGGGCGGCCTTCGCGGCGCTGTGCCTGTGCCTCATCAAGGAGACCTTCGCCATCCAGGCGGCGGCCTGCGGCATCTACCTGGCCTTCCAGCGCCGGGGCGGCGTGGCCGGGACGGTGGTCTTTTTCGCGGGGCTCATCTGGTTCTGGCTGGCAACGGCCAAGCTGATCCCGTTCTTCACCATGGACGCCGGCGTGGGCGTGTCCGCCGGGGCCTTCGCCTGGATCGGCGGCGGCTCGGTGCTGGGCAAGCTCTGGTTCGTCATCACGCATCCGTTCACGGCTTTGGCCAATATCTTCGGAGACTTCAAAAAAATAAGATATTTGGGCGCGCTGCTGGGTTCCGTGGCCTTCCTGCCGCTTTTGAGCCCCGGCCCGCTGGTGGTGGCGCTGCCCGTGGTGGCTTTGTCGCTTCTGTCCACGCGCCCGGATTATTTCTCCATCACCAACCACTACACGGCCGGGCTGGTGGCTCCGCTCATCGTGGCGTTCGCCCAGGCCATGCCCGTGGCCAGGGAGCTGGTGCAGTCGCGCCGCAGCCGCCTGGACCGCTGGGCGGGCGTGCTGTTCCTGGTGCTGCTGGCCGGACACATCGTACTTTCGCCGTCGCCCCTGTCGGTGCACTTCTGGCGTGCGGGCGGCTTCTCCGGCTACTGGCCGGACTCGCGCGACACCCGCATCATCCGGGCCATGGAGACGCTCCTGCCGGACGACCCGTCCGTGGTGGTCATCACCCAGAACAGCCTGAACTGGGGCAAGGCCGTCAGCCGCGACTTCTCCAACAGCTTCCCCATGGCCGTGTTCGAGCCGCACCACGCCCAGAATTCCGGCTCGGCCACCTTCCGGGACTTCCGGCGCTTCATAGCCACCGGTGAGAAGCCGGTGTTCCCGGTGACCCAGAGCCTGGCCGAGTACGTGGTGCTGGACTTGAAGCGCCCCTGGTTCGTGGTGGACAAGGGCTGCGAGTGGAAGGACGGCGTCTGCCGCGACCAGGCCCTGGCGGCGGTGTTCAGGGAAAACCTGGAGCAGACGTTGCGGCTGTTCGAGACCGTGGTGGAGGACGACGGCTTCATGATCCTCAAGCGCAGGCCCCAATGA